One genomic region from Reichenbachiella ulvae encodes:
- a CDS encoding GH92 family glycosyl hydrolase, which produces MKTQILVLILFSLMTLMACSPELPSGHIWQQEKSLVDLVNPLMGTDSKFSLSNGNTYPAIALPWGMNFWTPMTSPMGDGWTYKYNENMIRGIKQTHQPSPWINDYAAFSLMAVTGELKYQEEDRASWFSHKAETVQPNYYKAYLADYDVTVELTPTERAAQFRFTFSETDSAYILLDGFFKGSMVTILPEENKIIGYCRNNSGGVPDNFHNYFVAEFDKDFEITHTWNDDWLLQSNSLYSEGEHVGAIVGFKTRKGETVNVRVASSFISPEQAQFNLDREIGEDGFEDTKQKAKTIWENELGKIKVRSTNQNHIKTFYSCLYRVLLFPRKFYEITETGDVIHYSPYNGEVLPGYMFTDNGFWDTFRAVFPFFNLMYPEQNALIMEGLANTYLESGWLPEWASPGHRNCMIGSNSAPIIADAYLKGNANESIEILLEAMIKNAEVEKGRPHASVGREGLDYYNQLGYVPYDVGIRENTARTLEYAYADFTIAQVAKRLGDQTLADRFYQQSLNYQKVFDPETNLMRGKNEDGTFQSPFNPLKWGDAFTEGNSLHYTWSVFHDVQGLIDLMGGSEIFVDQLDQVFNMPPDFDDSYYGQTIHEIREMQIVNMGNYAHGNQPIQHMIYLYNYAGASHKSQKWIREVLTKLYAPTPDGYCGDEDNGQTSAWYVFSSLGFYPVTPGVDEYVIGSPLFDYAELTMPNGKSLIIKSENNSEDNFYIQEMNWRGKPYENHFLKYSDLIKGGELVFEMSNTPNKNRGMEIGNLPYSLSLKK; this is translated from the coding sequence ATGAAAACTCAAATATTAGTCTTAATACTTTTTAGTTTGATGACTTTAATGGCTTGTAGTCCAGAATTACCATCAGGACATATATGGCAGCAAGAGAAGTCATTGGTTGATTTAGTCAACCCACTGATGGGCACAGATTCTAAATTCTCTCTCTCCAATGGCAATACTTATCCTGCAATTGCCTTGCCCTGGGGAATGAATTTTTGGACTCCCATGACATCTCCAATGGGTGATGGTTGGACTTATAAGTATAATGAAAATATGATTCGTGGAATCAAACAAACTCATCAGCCTAGCCCATGGATCAATGATTACGCAGCTTTTTCATTGATGGCTGTCACAGGTGAGTTGAAATATCAGGAAGAAGATCGAGCCTCATGGTTCTCTCATAAGGCAGAGACAGTCCAGCCGAATTATTACAAAGCCTATCTGGCTGACTATGATGTCACTGTAGAGCTCACGCCCACAGAGAGGGCGGCTCAGTTTCGTTTTACTTTTTCTGAAACAGACTCTGCCTATATTCTTTTAGATGGGTTTTTTAAAGGATCGATGGTGACCATACTGCCTGAAGAAAACAAAATCATTGGCTATTGTCGCAACAATTCGGGGGGAGTGCCAGACAATTTTCATAACTACTTTGTAGCTGAGTTTGACAAAGATTTTGAGATCACACATACCTGGAATGATGACTGGTTGCTCCAATCCAATAGTCTATATAGCGAGGGAGAGCATGTCGGTGCGATAGTAGGGTTCAAAACTAGGAAGGGAGAGACAGTAAATGTCCGAGTTGCATCCAGTTTTATCAGTCCTGAGCAGGCGCAGTTTAATCTTGACCGTGAGATTGGAGAAGATGGATTTGAAGATACCAAACAAAAGGCAAAGACCATCTGGGAAAATGAATTGGGTAAAATCAAAGTGAGAAGTACCAATCAGAACCACATCAAAACGTTTTATTCTTGTCTATATCGGGTGCTGCTGTTTCCGAGGAAGTTTTATGAAATCACTGAAACTGGGGATGTGATACATTACAGCCCATATAATGGGGAGGTCTTACCGGGTTACATGTTTACCGACAATGGGTTCTGGGATACTTTTAGAGCTGTTTTTCCATTTTTTAATCTCATGTATCCGGAGCAAAATGCTCTAATCATGGAGGGTTTAGCCAATACTTATTTAGAATCGGGATGGCTGCCCGAATGGGCCAGCCCAGGGCATCGAAACTGTATGATTGGGTCTAACTCTGCACCGATCATAGCCGATGCCTATCTCAAAGGAAATGCCAATGAAAGCATAGAGATATTGCTGGAGGCCATGATCAAAAATGCTGAAGTGGAGAAGGGACGACCTCATGCCTCAGTGGGGAGAGAAGGACTCGACTATTATAATCAGCTGGGCTATGTACCCTATGATGTCGGAATTAGAGAAAATACAGCTCGAACCCTGGAATATGCCTATGCAGATTTTACCATCGCACAGGTAGCCAAGAGACTTGGAGATCAGACATTGGCTGATCGATTTTATCAGCAATCGCTAAATTATCAGAAGGTTTTCGACCCTGAAACTAATCTCATGAGAGGCAAGAATGAAGATGGAACCTTTCAATCACCCTTCAACCCACTCAAGTGGGGTGATGCCTTCACTGAGGGCAACAGTTTGCATTACACATGGTCTGTTTTTCATGATGTGCAGGGCTTAATTGACCTAATGGGAGGTAGTGAGATATTTGTGGATCAACTGGATCAGGTATTCAACATGCCGCCAGATTTTGATGATAGCTATTATGGGCAGACCATACATGAGATTCGTGAGATGCAGATTGTAAATATGGGCAATTACGCACATGGCAATCAACCGATCCAGCATATGATTTATCTCTACAACTATGCTGGTGCATCACACAAGTCACAAAAATGGATACGGGAAGTGTTGACCAAGCTATATGCTCCTACCCCAGATGGCTATTGTGGAGATGAAGATAATGGACAGACTTCAGCTTGGTATGTGTTCAGTTCTCTGGGGTTTTACCCTGTTACACCAGGAGTGGATGAGTACGTGATAGGATCTCCATTATTTGACTATGCAGAATTGACAATGCCCAATGGTAAGTCTTTAATTATCAAATCGGAGAATAATAGTGAAGACAATTTTTATATCCAAGAGATGAACTGGAGAGGAAAACCCTATGAAAATCACTTTTTGAAATACAGTGATTTGATCAAAGGAGGAGAGTTGGTTTTTGAAATGAGTAATACACCTAACAAGAACAGAGGAATGGAAATTGGTAACCTGCCATATTCTTTGAGCTTGAAGAAATAA
- a CDS encoding ROK family protein — MKKRNIVIGAYVGGKGFKCAAIDMESKSIVDGSLVVGKMDKDAGNRHIIPLWSLKLKTSMRAVDADEVLGIGFSIPGPFDYEKGIGDYRGVPKYESLHGCDISEELKKRVLPEGNLEFRYINDGIGFALGQDWVASGKNSRGISLIIDEGLGSAFLMNNLPVFKGRGVPEDGATYKVPFRNGIADDFFSIRGLIAKYSELGHKVPKFPVGAIQKSTKDQADLDTFSSFGKDLGEFLDPILSEFNPEYVSFGGLIGNQLQYFSSTLQKALSDDNKQVQLQTSEVGDDSFLFGAARLFQSSYWPTVQPLLAQMD; from the coding sequence ATGAAAAAAAGGAATATAGTGATTGGCGCTTATGTAGGCGGCAAGGGATTTAAGTGTGCCGCTATAGATATGGAAAGTAAATCGATAGTGGATGGATCTTTGGTGGTTGGCAAAATGGACAAGGATGCTGGCAATCGACATATTATTCCACTTTGGTCGCTGAAGCTGAAGACTTCCATGAGAGCTGTGGATGCAGATGAGGTACTAGGGATTGGCTTTTCTATTCCTGGTCCTTTTGATTATGAAAAAGGTATAGGTGACTATCGAGGAGTACCGAAATATGAAAGTTTGCATGGCTGTGACATCTCTGAAGAGTTGAAAAAACGAGTATTGCCAGAGGGTAATCTGGAATTTAGATACATCAATGATGGCATTGGGTTTGCGCTAGGTCAGGACTGGGTAGCTTCTGGAAAAAACAGTAGGGGTATTTCCCTGATAATTGATGAAGGCCTGGGATCTGCATTTTTGATGAATAACCTACCGGTCTTCAAAGGAAGAGGAGTCCCAGAGGATGGCGCTACCTACAAGGTACCCTTTAGAAATGGAATAGCGGATGACTTTTTTTCTATCCGTGGACTCATTGCCAAATACAGTGAACTAGGACACAAGGTGCCGAAATTCCCCGTTGGAGCAATTCAGAAATCTACCAAGGATCAGGCTGATCTAGATACCTTCTCCAGTTTTGGGAAGGATTTGGGAGAATTCCTAGATCCTATTTTGAGTGAATTCAACCCGGAATATGTTTCGTTTGGCGGTTTGATAGGTAATCAACTCCAATATTTCAGCTCGACTTTACAGAAGGCTCTGTCTGACGATAATAAACAAGTGCAATTGCAAACTTCAGAGGTTGGAGATGATTCCTTTTTGTTTGGAGCAGCCAGACTGTTTCAGTCTTCCTATTGGCCCACCGTCCAACCGCTATTGGCTCAAATGGATTGA
- a CDS encoding glycoside hydrolase family 92 protein, producing MKKLLILFTLFFGSYLAYAQQDNTDYIDPTIGNVSQLLVPTYPTAHLPNQMLRVHPEKGDYLTDQINFYPLQIVKHRSAGEFRMKVFTGQPTFDSGNRKMAIDHDLAEIKPWLFSHYHIDDNLRVSFAPASRSGIYQFEPHSNSEMHWVIQGSRELSIEKTRKGEIHLHDKLYNTTRGTDPVTRVLPLYVYMQIVNVEGKIIKDLSLSIEKGEIVLSTNSPVSKVQMKYAVSYVSQEQARDNFLREVQTQNLDELAMAGQKMWQQTVGQIQVEGGTEGQRRTFYTSLYRTYERMVDVNEYGQFYSGYDGKVHQSERPFYVDDWIWDTYLAQHPLRTILNPEMENDMLHSYVQMYLQSGWMPTFPQVYGNHMCMTAYHSSGIFIDAYRKGLKDYDVGSAYEGIKKNLLEGSYIPWRQGTPRRPVDDFYHEHGYFPSLKIGQKETDPMMDRFEKRQPVPVSLGINYDYWAMTELAREIGKEQEADQYAYRSTEYTQLWHPEHRMFLPKDEDGQWLNIDPKSAGGLGYREYYDENNGWTYAWDVKHDIDGLVELLGGKEAAIDRLDQLFREPMGKRKSQFYIDGSNSTGMVGQFSMGNEPSFHIPYLYNYFGAPWKTQQRTRFLLDVWFKDNLFGIPGDEDGGGMTAFVVFTSMGLYPVTPGIPVYSITSPVFERVTIDLKNGKQFTIIAEGASKKSKYIQRALINGQEIDSPFISHEQIMSGATLELELSDLPNRNWGLNGIRP from the coding sequence ATGAAAAAACTTTTAATTTTATTCACGTTGTTCTTTGGCTCTTATCTAGCTTATGCGCAACAAGACAATACTGACTATATAGATCCTACTATTGGTAATGTGTCACAGCTGTTGGTTCCTACTTATCCGACGGCACATCTACCTAATCAGATGCTTCGTGTACATCCTGAAAAGGGAGATTATCTCACAGATCAGATCAATTTTTATCCCTTGCAGATCGTCAAACACAGGAGTGCGGGTGAGTTCAGAATGAAGGTTTTTACTGGCCAGCCCACTTTCGATTCTGGTAATCGAAAGATGGCTATTGATCATGATTTGGCAGAGATCAAGCCCTGGCTTTTTAGTCATTATCATATTGACGATAATTTGAGAGTTAGTTTTGCTCCAGCTAGTAGGAGTGGAATTTATCAATTCGAACCCCATTCAAATTCGGAGATGCACTGGGTGATTCAAGGATCCAGAGAGTTAAGTATCGAGAAGACGCGAAAGGGAGAAATTCACCTTCATGACAAGCTCTACAATACAACACGCGGCACTGATCCAGTGACCAGGGTATTGCCTCTGTATGTATATATGCAGATAGTGAATGTCGAAGGCAAAATCATAAAGGATTTATCCTTGAGTATCGAGAAAGGTGAGATCGTGCTATCCACCAATAGCCCTGTATCAAAAGTGCAAATGAAATATGCCGTTTCCTATGTCAGCCAAGAGCAGGCTAGGGATAATTTTCTAAGAGAGGTTCAAACTCAAAACCTCGATGAGCTAGCTATGGCTGGTCAAAAAATGTGGCAACAAACAGTAGGGCAGATCCAGGTAGAAGGAGGGACTGAAGGGCAAAGGAGGACATTCTACACCTCCCTCTATCGTACCTATGAGCGCATGGTTGACGTCAACGAGTATGGTCAGTTCTACAGCGGTTATGATGGAAAGGTACATCAGAGTGAGCGACCTTTTTATGTAGATGACTGGATTTGGGATACTTATTTGGCTCAACATCCCTTACGGACGATTTTGAATCCAGAGATGGAAAATGACATGCTGCACTCCTATGTTCAGATGTACCTGCAAAGTGGGTGGATGCCTACATTTCCTCAAGTGTATGGCAATCATATGTGTATGACGGCCTATCATTCTTCAGGTATTTTTATTGATGCCTATCGCAAGGGACTGAAAGATTATGATGTGGGGTCTGCTTATGAAGGGATTAAAAAGAATTTATTAGAGGGCTCATATATTCCCTGGAGGCAAGGGACACCCAGAAGACCTGTTGATGATTTTTATCACGAGCATGGCTATTTTCCCTCACTCAAAATTGGCCAAAAAGAGACCGATCCTATGATGGACAGGTTTGAAAAACGCCAGCCTGTACCTGTGAGCTTAGGTATCAATTATGACTATTGGGCTATGACCGAGTTGGCTAGAGAGATTGGCAAGGAACAGGAGGCTGACCAATACGCTTATCGCAGCACAGAGTATACACAGCTATGGCATCCGGAGCATCGAATGTTTTTACCAAAAGATGAGGATGGCCAATGGCTCAATATTGATCCTAAGTCTGCAGGTGGTCTGGGCTATCGAGAGTACTATGACGAAAACAACGGTTGGACCTACGCCTGGGATGTTAAGCATGATATCGATGGATTGGTGGAGTTATTGGGAGGTAAAGAAGCCGCGATTGACCGATTGGATCAGTTGTTTAGAGAACCGATGGGTAAACGTAAATCTCAGTTCTATATCGATGGGTCCAATTCTACAGGTATGGTAGGGCAGTTTTCAATGGGCAACGAACCATCTTTTCATATTCCATACTTATATAACTATTTCGGAGCTCCCTGGAAGACGCAGCAGCGTACCCGTTTTCTTTTGGATGTTTGGTTCAAGGATAATCTTTTTGGGATACCAGGCGATGAAGATGGTGGAGGAATGACGGCTTTTGTTGTTTTTACCTCAATGGGTTTGTATCCTGTGACGCCAGGCATTCCGGTGTATAGCATCACTAGTCCAGTCTTTGAGCGCGTGACTATCGATTTGAAAAATGGAAAACAATTCACAATAATAGCCGAAGGAGCTAGCAAAAAGAGCAAATATATTCAGAGAGCCTTGATTAATGGGCAGGAGATTGATAGCCCCTTTATATCCCACGAGCAGATCATGTCAGGGGCTACATTAGAATTGGAGTTATCCGATCTGCCAAATAGAAATTGGGGTTTGAACGGGATAAGACCATGA
- a CDS encoding Gfo/Idh/MocA family protein, with translation MERRNFIKQATKVTAGLGAGLSLVSCSQSNGSKKMVAPWPDDQRIRIGIIGVGNRGSSIVDVLNASPIFKVIACCDVLSFRLNDAMKRINDEAKGYRDYEDLLKNDELEAVVISTPLHEHYRIAMDALDADLHIMCEKALAHDIEQSQNIKRKADQSNKLFQISYQYQLNPTFKAIKDIIHSGHCGKVMRIDACWHRNSNWRRPVENPALERQINWRMYREYSGGLMAELGSHHLNMIDNIMGTHPVKVVGSGGIDYWKDGREVFDNVYTIFDYPNGAKASFSSILSNKYEDQTIKFYGDKATIVTNQMNEAYIYPEGESASGWGEGIDGVSGASIKLVDDDQVQGRKITPREEVNNCPFEDNYMKTTWLLYDNFAAAIKGEKELLVGLEDGYQSAISVHMANMAMREERTVKWLPEYDI, from the coding sequence ATGGAAAGACGAAATTTTATTAAGCAAGCAACAAAAGTCACTGCAGGACTAGGGGCTGGACTTAGTTTGGTATCATGTAGCCAATCGAATGGTTCAAAAAAAATGGTAGCTCCTTGGCCTGATGATCAACGCATTCGAATAGGAATTATAGGAGTGGGCAATAGAGGAAGCTCTATTGTGGATGTGTTGAATGCCTCACCAATTTTTAAAGTAATTGCATGTTGCGATGTGCTGAGTTTTAGACTCAATGATGCTATGAAACGCATCAATGATGAAGCTAAGGGCTATCGCGACTATGAGGACTTGCTAAAAAATGATGAGCTAGAAGCAGTGGTGATTAGTACGCCATTGCACGAACACTACAGGATAGCGATGGATGCTCTAGATGCAGATCTACATATCATGTGTGAGAAAGCTCTCGCTCATGATATAGAACAGTCACAAAATATCAAACGTAAAGCGGATCAGAGTAATAAGCTATTTCAGATTTCATATCAGTACCAACTCAACCCCACTTTTAAGGCGATCAAAGACATCATCCATAGCGGCCACTGTGGAAAGGTTATGCGTATTGACGCTTGTTGGCACAGGAATAGCAATTGGCGCAGGCCAGTTGAGAATCCCGCATTGGAGCGACAAATTAACTGGCGAATGTATCGTGAATATTCGGGAGGACTCATGGCCGAGCTAGGTTCTCACCATCTCAATATGATAGATAATATCATGGGAACTCATCCTGTCAAAGTGGTTGGATCTGGGGGGATCGATTATTGGAAGGATGGAAGAGAGGTGTTTGATAATGTCTACACAATATTTGATTATCCTAATGGTGCCAAAGCATCATTTAGTTCGATTCTGTCTAATAAATACGAAGATCAAACCATTAAATTCTATGGTGACAAAGCAACGATTGTGACCAATCAGATGAATGAGGCTTACATTTATCCTGAAGGTGAATCGGCTTCAGGTTGGGGAGAAGGGATAGATGGAGTTTCTGGAGCTTCGATTAAACTAGTAGATGATGACCAAGTCCAGGGAAGAAAAATCACACCTAGGGAGGAAGTAAATAACTGTCCTTTTGAGGATAATTATATGAAAACGACTTGGTTACTCTATGACAATTTTGCCGCTGCAATCAAAGGAGAAAAGGAACTACTTGTGGGATTGGAGGATGGATATCAAAGT